From the Mammaliicoccus sciuri genome, the window CAGGTAATTCGATTGAAAGATTATTCAAAATGACGGACTTTAATCGTGATGCAGCAGTTAGAAGATTTGCAAGACAAATGCGTTCAATGGGTATTGATGATGCCTTAAGAGAACGTGGTGCATCAAATGGTGATATTGTAAGAATTTTAGGTGGAGAATTTGAATTTGTCGAATAGGGCGTGTTCCAATTGAAAAAATCAAATGAATCAACAAAAAGGTTTTATTTAATCAGAGAAGATGTTTTGCCAGAGTCAGTGCAAAAGACAATCAAAGTTAAAAATGCATTATTAAAAAATAATAATTTAACGATTTATGATGCAGTTAAAGAATTTAATTTATCTAGAAGTGCTTTTTATAAATATAAAGATACAATATTTCCGATTGATAGATTAGAAGAACAGACCAAAAATTTAACATTAATTTTATATGTACAAGATGAAGTGGGGATGCTCGCAACTGTCTTGAATAAAATTGCTGAAGTTAAAG encodes:
- a CDS encoding ACT domain-containing protein; amino-acid sequence: MKKSNESTKRFYLIREDVLPESVQKTIKVKNALLKNNNLTIYDAVKEFNLSRSAFYKYKDTIFPIDRLEEQTKNLTLILYVQDEVGMLATVLNKIAEVKGSVLTIHQSLPIKDRATITISLNAANIELSLEELMDAIKESPYVDEVEVIGMSM